One region of Vigna angularis cultivar LongXiaoDou No.4 chromosome 10, ASM1680809v1, whole genome shotgun sequence genomic DNA includes:
- the LOC108328831 gene encoding peroxidase 28: MARIFLTTLSLLLLLLAPSEADRINSYQPASNFETHVPFLGRHEDSNTELTGDSAEDRKRFNDRTPYTMAQNAFHAPGKLTEGFYDQTCPDVENIITKAFLQIVQQNPGAIGHILRLQFHDCFVNGCDASILLDYTPSGDLVEKGSMFNGLLLKGADIIDDIKAKLESKCPGTVSCADVLAFTNNAAMTMAGLPAQRPLGGRRDSIVSLASVVESDNLPMSDWNIDQMMELFGRKGFNIEEMVVMIGAHSVGISHCDFFMQRALNFNGTGIPDPTLGVETIDEIKKACPNPGTTLYRNPPVNFDATPTVLDNLFFKDMVERRRTLLITDSHLYEDPRTRPIVEQMAADPTLFPKRFPEVMVKLTSLNVLTGNEGEVRKICRSTN, from the exons ATGGCACGGATCTTCCTTACCACTCTTTCTCTGCTGCTCCTGCTTCTTGCTCCTTCCGAGGCTGATCGAATAAATTCATACCAACCGGCATCTAATTTTGAAACTCATGTTCCTTTTCTGGGCCGCCATGAAGATTCCAACACTGAACTAACAGGTGATTCAGCCGAGGACAGAAAACGCTTCAATGATCGAACACCCTACACAATGGCTCAAAATGCTTTCCACGCTCCCGGCAAACTCACTGAAGGATTCTACGACCAAACTTGCCCCGATGTAGAAAACATCATCACCAAAGCTTTCCTCCAGATCGTTCAGCAGAATCCAGGCGCTATCGGTCACATCCTTCGCCTTCAGTTCCATGACTGCTTCGTCAAT GGATGCGATGCATCGATATTGTTAGATTATACACCATCGGGTGACCTGGTTGAGAAAGGTTCGATGTTCAATGGTCTACTCCTGAAAGGGGCTGACATAATAGATGACATAAAGGCAAAGCTGGAGAGCAAGTGTCCTGGAACCGTGTCATGTGCAGACGTATTGGCATTTACAAACAACGCAGCAATGACAATGGCGGGTTTACCTGCTCAGAGGCCCCTTGGAGGTCGCAGAGACTCTATCGTTTCCCTTGCAAGCGTTGTAGAATCCGACAATCTTCCTATGTCAGATTGGAACATCGACCAAATGATGGAACTGTTTGGCAGGAAAGGGTTCAACATAGAAGAAATGGTGGTGATGATTGGTGCACATTCTGTTGGGATTTCTCATTGCGACTTCTTCATGCAGAGGGCCTTAAACTTCAATGGGACTGGGATCCCTGACCCTACCCTGGGAGTGGAGACgattgatgaaataaaaaaagcatGTCCTAACCCTGGCACAACCCTGTATAGGAACCCCCCTGTGAACTTTGATGCCACACCAACTGTTCTTGATAACCTCTTCTTCAAGGACATGGTGGAGAGAAGGAGAACTTTGCTCATTACCGATTCACATCTGTATGAAGATCCCAGAACTAGGCCAATCGTCGAACAGATGGCAGCTGACCCTACCTTGTTCCCCAAGAGATTTCCTGAGGTCATGGTCAAACTCACTTCTTTGAATGTGCTCACAGGGAATGAAGGGGAGGTGAGGAAGATTTGTAGATCCACCAATTAA